In a single window of the Rhodoferax saidenbachensis genome:
- a CDS encoding DUF305 domain-containing protein produces the protein MKPHLFLGSTRTALSLALSMVLLAPGAWAQDANPHAGHNMAAAGDASASSQAYEAANTKMHKDMSVALTGDADRDFLAGMIPHHQGAIDMAEVVLKYGKDPKVKKLARGIIAAQKKEIAMMQTWLAAKK, from the coding sequence ATGAAACCCCATCTCTTTTTAGGCAGCACACGCACCGCCTTGTCTTTGGCCCTCTCCATGGTGCTGCTGGCGCCCGGCGCCTGGGCGCAGGACGCCAACCCCCACGCAGGCCACAACATGGCGGCGGCGGGTGATGCATCAGCTTCCAGCCAAGCCTATGAAGCGGCCAACACCAAAATGCACAAGGACATGTCGGTAGCGCTTACCGGCGATGCCGATCGCGACTTTCTCGCCGGCATGATCCCGCACCACCAGGGCGCGATCGACATGGCGGAAGTGGTGCTGAAGTACGGCAAGGATCCCAAAGTGAAGAAACTGGCGCGCGGCATCATCGCGGCGCAGAAAAAAGAGATTGCGATGATGCAGACTTGGTTGGCCGCTAAAAAGTAA
- a CDS encoding ribbon-helix-helix domain-containing protein, with protein MCQVFISADPTLYESRARSVRLHGVATSIKLENLFWQVLDEIAARDGMGVPQLCTKLYDELVEERGAVDNFASFLRVCCGRYMALQLSGGIPQDASIPIRSLNARRVLATERYPAASTAQHRQAA; from the coding sequence ATGTGCCAAGTGTTTATCAGCGCCGACCCCACGCTTTACGAGAGCCGTGCCCGCTCGGTGCGGCTGCATGGTGTGGCCACCAGCATCAAGCTGGAAAACCTGTTCTGGCAGGTGCTCGACGAAATTGCCGCACGTGACGGCATGGGTGTGCCGCAGCTGTGCACCAAGCTCTACGACGAGCTGGTGGAGGAGCGCGGCGCGGTGGACAACTTCGCGTCGTTTCTGCGTGTGTGCTGCGGGCGTTACATGGCGCTGCAGCTCTCGGGCGGAATTCCGCAGGACGCCAGCATTCCCATCCGCAGTCTCAACGCCCGGCGCGTGTTGGCTACGGAGCGTTATCCCGCCGCAAGCACGGCGCAGCATCGCCAGGCGGCATAA
- a CDS encoding DJ-1/PfpI family protein, producing MAGKKILMICGDYCEDYETMVPFQALLAVGHTVHAVCPDKKAGDHIKTAIHDFEGAQTYSEKPGHNFTLNATFADVKPETYDALVIPGGRGPEYLRTYPAVVAAVKHFFAENKPVAAVCHGAQLLAGAGVLKGRTCSAYPACRVEVEVAGGTYADIAIDAAYTDGNLVSAPAWPAHPAWIAQFLTVLGTRISH from the coding sequence ATGGCGGGTAAGAAAATCCTGATGATTTGCGGTGACTACTGCGAAGACTACGAAACCATGGTGCCCTTCCAGGCGCTGCTGGCGGTGGGCCACACGGTGCATGCCGTGTGCCCCGACAAGAAGGCGGGCGACCACATCAAAACGGCCATCCACGACTTCGAGGGCGCACAGACCTACAGCGAAAAGCCCGGCCACAACTTCACGCTGAACGCGACCTTTGCCGACGTGAAGCCCGAGACCTACGACGCGCTGGTGATTCCCGGTGGCCGCGGCCCCGAGTACCTGCGCACCTACCCCGCTGTGGTGGCTGCGGTGAAGCACTTCTTTGCAGAAAACAAGCCTGTGGCCGCGGTGTGCCATGGCGCGCAGCTGCTGGCCGGTGCCGGTGTGCTCAAGGGCCGAACCTGCTCGGCCTACCCGGCCTGCCGGGTCGAGGTCGAAGTCGCCGGTGGCACCTACGCCGACATCGCGATCGACGCCGCCTACACCGATGGCAACTTGGTCAGCGCCCCCGCCTGGCCTGCGCATCCGGCGTGGATTGCGCAGTTCCTGACCGTGCTGGGCACGCGTATCTCCCATTGA